A genomic region of Pseudomonas sp. MPC6 contains the following coding sequences:
- a CDS encoding SDR family oxidoreductase, which produces MSAPSVLIAGCGDVGSRLATQLLAERWQVYGLRRSVSRLPAGVIGVAGDLFSEQCPADWPMGPLDYLVYSAAATDHDEAGYRAAYVEGLQHVLGWLQQHGQQPKRVLFVSSSSVYGQQEGEWVDETSPTIAAGYSGRLMLEAEQVALQSGIPASIVRLTGIYGPGREWLLTQVRRGYRVAIEPPLYGNRIHVDDAAGLLAYLLEADRRGVGLDDVYIGVDDAPAPLAEVVGWLREYLGVTEWAEDASVRRTGSKQCSNARVKALGWMPKYPSYREGYAAILEGRC; this is translated from the coding sequence ATGTCCGCGCCCTCTGTTTTGATCGCCGGCTGCGGTGATGTCGGCAGCCGTCTGGCCACGCAATTGCTGGCCGAACGATGGCAGGTTTATGGTCTGCGACGCAGTGTGTCGCGGCTGCCGGCCGGGGTCATCGGAGTTGCCGGTGACTTGTTCAGCGAGCAGTGTCCGGCTGACTGGCCCATGGGGCCGCTGGACTATCTGGTGTACAGCGCTGCCGCCACCGACCATGACGAAGCGGGCTATCGCGCCGCCTATGTCGAGGGTTTGCAGCATGTGCTGGGCTGGTTGCAGCAGCATGGCCAGCAGCCAAAGCGGGTGCTATTTGTGTCCAGCAGCAGCGTTTACGGTCAGCAGGAGGGGGAGTGGGTGGATGAGACTTCGCCGACTATTGCGGCAGGCTACTCAGGCCGTTTGATGCTGGAAGCAGAGCAAGTGGCGCTGCAGAGCGGGATCCCCGCCAGCATCGTGCGCCTGACCGGCATTTATGGTCCAGGCCGTGAGTGGCTGTTGACCCAGGTTCGTCGAGGGTATCGCGTGGCGATCGAGCCGCCGTTGTATGGCAACCGGATTCACGTCGACGACGCGGCGGGGCTGTTGGCGTATCTGCTGGAGGCGGATCGACGCGGTGTGGGGCTGGATGACGTTTATATCGGCGTGGACGACGCCCCTGCACCCCTGGCGGAAGTGGTGGGCTGGCTGCGTGAGTATCTGGGCGTGACGGAGTGGGCTGAGGATGCGAGCGTGCGTCGTACGGGCAGCAAGCAGTGCAGCAATGCCCGGGTAAAGGCGTTGGGGTGGATGCCGAAGTATCCAAGCTATCGCGAAGGGTATGCCGCGATTCTCGAAGGTCGCTGCTGA
- the exbB gene encoding tonB-system energizer ExbB has protein sequence MTPNQFPASPTKRPRAWSAVAALLLSLMLAPTAAFADAQAPTTPAATAAAPADQAPAGAPAVTPAATDPAQAVDSIAEDAPEVLEADNTLGMAHDLSPWGMYQNADIIVKIVMIGLAIASIITWTIWIAKGFELMGAKRRLRTEIVHLKKATTLKEASVTATKAGTLANLLVHDALEEMRLSTNSREKEGIKERVAFRLERLVAACGRNMSSGTGVLATIGSTAPFVGLFGTVWGIMNSFIGIAKTQTTNLAVVAPGIAEALLATALGLVAAIPAVVIYNVFARSIAGYKAQVSDASAEVLLLVSRDLDHQPERSSQPHMVKVG, from the coding sequence ATGACACCCAATCAATTCCCCGCTTCGCCAACCAAACGACCTCGCGCCTGGAGCGCAGTGGCCGCCCTGCTGCTCAGCCTGATGCTGGCGCCAACTGCCGCTTTCGCTGACGCACAAGCCCCAACAACCCCGGCCGCTACGGCTGCGGCACCCGCCGATCAAGCGCCAGCTGGCGCACCAGCCGTGACGCCAGCCGCGACTGACCCGGCCCAGGCGGTAGACAGCATCGCCGAAGACGCTCCTGAAGTCCTCGAAGCCGACAACACCCTCGGCATGGCCCACGACCTGTCGCCATGGGGCATGTACCAGAACGCCGACATCATCGTGAAAATCGTGATGATCGGCCTGGCCATCGCTTCGATCATCACCTGGACCATCTGGATCGCCAAGGGCTTCGAGCTGATGGGTGCCAAGCGTCGTCTGCGCACCGAGATCGTCCACCTGAAAAAAGCCACCACCCTTAAAGAAGCCAGCGTGACCGCCACCAAGGCTGGCACCCTGGCCAACCTGCTGGTCCACGATGCGCTGGAAGAGATGCGCCTGTCGACCAACAGCCGCGAGAAAGAAGGCATCAAGGAGCGCGTCGCCTTCCGCCTCGAACGCCTGGTGGCCGCCTGCGGTCGCAACATGAGCAGCGGCACCGGCGTACTCGCCACCATCGGTTCCACCGCGCCGTTCGTCGGCCTGTTCGGTACCGTGTGGGGCATCATGAACAGCTTCATCGGCATCGCCAAAACCCAGACCACCAACCTCGCCGTCGTGGCGCCCGGCATTGCCGAAGCGCTGCTGGCGACTGCGTTGGGCCTGGTGGCCGCCATTCCGGCGGTGGTGATCTACAACGTGTTCGCCCGCTCCATCGCCGGTTACAAGGCGCAGGTATCCGACGCGTCGGCAGAAGTCCTGCTGCTGGTCAGCCGCGACCTGGACCACCAGCCTGAGCGCAGCTCGCAACCGCACATGGTGAAAGTGGGGTAA
- the exbD gene encoding TonB system transport protein ExbD, with the protein MGLHLKEGADDDLAENHEINVTPFIDVMLVLLIIFMVAAPLATVDIKVDLPASTAKPAPRPEKPVFLSVKADQRLFLGEQEVKADALGATLDARTQGKKDTTIFFQADKGVDYGDLMSVMDNLRSAGYLKVGLVGLETAVKK; encoded by the coding sequence ATGGGCCTGCATTTGAAAGAAGGCGCAGACGACGATCTGGCCGAGAACCACGAAATCAACGTCACGCCGTTCATCGACGTGATGCTGGTGCTGTTGATCATCTTCATGGTGGCCGCGCCGTTGGCCACCGTGGACATCAAGGTCGACCTGCCCGCTTCCACCGCCAAACCGGCGCCACGGCCAGAAAAACCGGTGTTCCTCAGCGTGAAAGCTGACCAACGCCTGTTCCTCGGCGAACAAGAAGTGAAAGCCGACGCGCTCGGCGCCACGCTGGACGCCAGGACCCAGGGCAAGAAAGACACGACGATCTTCTTCCAGGCCGATAAAGGCGTGGACTACGGTGACCTGATGAGCGTGATGGACAACCTGCGCTCCGCCGGCTACTTGAAGGTCGGCCTGGTGGGACTCGAGACGGCAGTCAAGAAATGA
- a CDS encoding energy transducer TonB, which produces MITTRHKLTRYGGSLAVVLGVHALAIALALNWTSRPPIELPPQAMMVELAPIPAPPPPAPPKVITPPQPPAPVEELPIPKLAEAPKAEIAVPKPVKPKPKPQPPKPVEKKPEPPKEKPSEEKPADTQPTQAPTEKSAQPAPGPSAAQQAAKASWQGTLLAHLAKYKKYPASAQARGKEGLNRLRFVVDGEGNVLSFELVGRSGNADLDRATLEMIRRAQPLPKPPADMLTNGAIEIVAPFVYSLEKRRR; this is translated from the coding sequence ATGATCACGACGCGCCATAAGCTGACGCGTTACGGCGGGAGCCTGGCCGTGGTGCTGGGCGTCCATGCACTGGCCATTGCGCTGGCACTGAACTGGACCTCGCGCCCACCGATCGAGTTGCCGCCGCAGGCGATGATGGTCGAGTTGGCGCCGATTCCGGCCCCGCCACCGCCGGCACCGCCCAAGGTGATAACGCCGCCACAGCCACCCGCCCCGGTGGAAGAACTGCCAATCCCGAAACTGGCTGAAGCGCCGAAAGCCGAGATTGCCGTGCCGAAGCCGGTCAAACCCAAGCCCAAGCCTCAACCGCCCAAGCCAGTAGAGAAAAAGCCGGAGCCGCCGAAGGAAAAACCTTCCGAGGAAAAACCGGCCGACACTCAACCGACCCAGGCACCGACGGAGAAATCCGCGCAACCGGCACCGGGCCCTTCGGCGGCGCAGCAAGCGGCCAAGGCCAGCTGGCAAGGCACCCTGCTCGCCCACCTGGCCAAGTACAAGAAGTACCCGGCCAGTGCCCAGGCGCGAGGCAAGGAAGGCTTGAACCGTCTGCGCTTTGTCGTGGATGGCGAAGGTAACGTGTTGTCGTTCGAACTGGTGGGCCGTTCCGGCAACGCCGATCTGGACCGGGCCACCCTGGAAATGATCCGCCGCGCCCAGCCGCTGCCCAAGCCACCGGCTGACATGTTGACCAATGGCGCCATCGAAATCGTTGCACCCTTTGTTTACTCGCTGGAAAAGCGCCGGCGCTAA
- a CDS encoding hydrogen peroxide-inducible genes activator has product MTLTELRYIVTLAQEQHFGHAAERCHVSQPTLSVGVKKLEDELGVLIFERSKSAVRLTPVGEGIVAQAQKVLEQAQGIRELAQAGKNQLTAPLKVGAIYTVGPYLFPHLIPQLHRVAPQMPLYIEENFTHVLRDKLRNGELDAIIIALPFNEADVLTLQLYDEPFYVLMPAQHPWTQKQSIDAALLNDKSLLLLGEGHCFRDQVLEACPTLAKGNDGAKHTTVESSSLETIRHMVASGLGISILPLSAVDSHHYAPGVIEVRPLSPPVPFRTVAIAWRASFPRPKAIEILADSIRLCSVAKPPAPVVAG; this is encoded by the coding sequence ATGACCCTCACAGAATTACGCTACATCGTTACCCTCGCCCAAGAGCAGCACTTCGGCCACGCGGCCGAGCGTTGCCATGTCAGCCAGCCGACGCTGTCGGTGGGCGTGAAAAAGCTCGAGGATGAACTCGGTGTGCTGATTTTCGAGCGCAGTAAGAGCGCCGTGCGCCTGACCCCGGTCGGCGAAGGCATCGTGGCCCAGGCGCAGAAAGTCCTGGAACAGGCCCAAGGCATCCGCGAACTGGCCCAGGCCGGCAAGAACCAGCTGACCGCACCGCTGAAAGTCGGCGCCATCTACACGGTCGGCCCGTACCTGTTTCCGCACCTGATCCCACAACTGCACCGGGTCGCCCCGCAGATGCCGTTGTACATTGAAGAAAACTTCACCCACGTGCTGCGCGACAAACTGCGCAACGGCGAGCTCGACGCGATCATCATCGCCCTGCCGTTCAACGAAGCCGATGTGCTGACCTTGCAGCTCTACGACGAGCCGTTCTACGTCCTGATGCCGGCCCAGCACCCCTGGACGCAAAAGCAATCCATCGATGCCGCCCTGCTCAACGACAAGAGCCTGCTGCTGCTCGGTGAAGGCCACTGCTTCCGCGACCAGGTGCTGGAAGCCTGCCCGACGCTTGCCAAAGGCAACGACGGCGCCAAGCACACCACGGTGGAATCCAGTTCGCTGGAAACCATCCGCCACATGGTCGCTTCCGGCCTGGGCATCTCGATCCTGCCGCTGTCGGCGGTGGACAGTCACCACTACGCCCCCGGCGTGATCGAAGTGCGCCCCTTGTCGCCCCCGGTGCCCTTCCGCACCGTGGCCATCGCCTGGCGCGCGAGCTTCCCGCGGCCCAAAGCCATCGAGATCCTCGCTGACTCCATTCGCCTGTGCTCGGTGGCCAAGCCGCCGGCACCGGTAGTTGCCGGTTAA
- the recG gene encoding ATP-dependent DNA helicase RecG yields MTELSQVSVTALKGVGEAMAEKLAKVGLENLQDVLFHLPLRYQDRTRVVPIGHLRPGQDAVIEGTVSGADVVMGRRRSLVVRLQDGTGGLSLRFYHFSNAQKEALKRGTRIRCYGEARPGASGLEIYHPEYRAITGDEPPPVDETLTPVYPLTEGLTQQRLRQLCMQTLTMLGPTSLPDWLPTELARDYQLAPLADAIRYLHHPPANADVDELALGHHWAQHRLAFEELLTHQLSQQRLRESMRSLRAPAMPKASKLPAKYLANLGFTPTSAQQRVGNEIAYDLSQHEPMLRLIQGDVGAGKTVVAALAALQALEAGYQVALMAPTEILAEQHFITFKRWLEPLGIEVAWLAGKLKGKNRVAALEQIASGTPMVVGTHALFQDEVQFKNLALAIIDEQHRFGVQQRLALRQKGVGGRMCPHQLIMTATPIPRTLAMSAYADLDTSILDELPPGRTPVNTVLVTDTRRVEVIERVRGACAEGRQAYWVCTLIEESEELTCQAAETTYEDLTAALGELKVGLIHGRMKPAEKAAVMAEFKAANLQLLVATTVIEVGVDVPNASLMIIENPERLGLAQLHQLRGRVGRGSAASHCVLLYHPPLSQIGRQRLGIMRETNDGFVIAEKDLELRGPGEMLGTRQTGLLQFKVADLMRDADLLPAVRDAAQALLERWPDHVSPLLDRWLRHGQQYGQV; encoded by the coding sequence ATGACCGAGTTGTCGCAAGTGTCGGTGACGGCGCTCAAGGGTGTCGGCGAAGCCATGGCCGAGAAGCTGGCCAAGGTCGGCCTGGAGAATCTCCAGGACGTGCTGTTTCACCTGCCGCTGCGTTATCAGGACCGTACCCGTGTGGTGCCGATCGGACATTTGCGGCCCGGGCAAGATGCGGTGATCGAAGGCACCGTCAGCGGCGCGGACGTGGTCATGGGCCGACGCCGCAGCCTGGTGGTGCGCTTGCAGGATGGCACCGGCGGGCTCAGCCTGCGCTTCTACCATTTCAGCAACGCCCAGAAAGAAGCCCTCAAGCGCGGCACCCGCATTCGCTGCTACGGCGAAGCACGGCCCGGGGCGTCGGGGCTGGAAATCTACCACCCGGAATACCGCGCCATCACCGGCGACGAGCCGCCGCCGGTGGATGAAACCCTGACCCCGGTCTATCCGCTCACCGAAGGCCTGACCCAGCAACGCCTGCGCCAACTGTGCATGCAGACCCTGACGATGCTCGGCCCCACCAGCCTGCCCGACTGGCTGCCGACCGAACTGGCGCGGGACTATCAACTGGCGCCGCTGGCCGATGCGATCCGCTACCTGCATCACCCGCCGGCCAATGCCGATGTCGACGAACTCGCCCTCGGCCACCACTGGGCGCAGCACCGTCTGGCGTTCGAAGAACTGCTGACGCATCAACTGTCCCAGCAGCGTCTGCGCGAGAGCATGCGCTCCCTGCGTGCGCCGGCGATGCCGAAAGCGTCGAAGCTGCCGGCCAAGTACCTGGCCAACCTGGGTTTCACCCCGACCAGCGCCCAACAACGGGTCGGCAACGAGATTGCCTACGACCTCAGCCAGCACGAACCCATGTTGCGGCTGATTCAGGGCGACGTCGGCGCGGGCAAAACCGTGGTCGCCGCCCTCGCCGCCTTGCAGGCGCTGGAAGCCGGGTATCAAGTGGCGCTGATGGCGCCCACCGAAATCCTCGCCGAGCAGCACTTCATCACCTTCAAGCGCTGGCTCGAACCGCTGGGCATCGAAGTGGCGTGGCTGGCGGGCAAACTCAAGGGCAAGAACCGCGTGGCCGCGCTGGAACAGATTGCCAGTGGCACCCCCATGGTGGTCGGCACCCACGCGCTGTTCCAGGATGAAGTGCAGTTCAAGAACCTCGCGCTGGCGATCATCGACGAACAGCACCGCTTCGGCGTGCAACAGCGCCTGGCGTTGCGGCAGAAAGGCGTCGGCGGGCGGATGTGCCCGCATCAATTGATCATGACCGCCACCCCGATTCCACGAACCCTGGCCATGAGTGCCTACGCCGACCTCGACACCTCGATCCTCGACGAATTGCCGCCCGGCCGCACGCCGGTAAACACGGTGCTGGTCACGGACACCCGGCGGGTCGAAGTCATTGAACGGGTGCGCGGCGCTTGTGCCGAAGGGCGCCAGGCCTATTGGGTGTGCACGCTGATTGAAGAGTCGGAAGAGCTGACCTGCCAAGCCGCCGAAACCACGTATGAAGACCTCACTGCCGCCCTTGGCGAATTGAAGGTCGGGCTGATCCACGGCCGCATGAAGCCCGCCGAGAAAGCCGCCGTCATGGCCGAATTCAAGGCCGCAAACCTGCAACTGCTGGTCGCGACCACGGTGATTGAAGTCGGCGTCGACGTGCCCAATGCCAGCCTGATGATCATCGAAAACCCCGAACGCCTCGGCCTCGCGCAACTGCACCAGTTGCGCGGGCGCGTCGGTCGGGGCAGTGCCGCCAGCCATTGCGTGTTGCTCTACCATCCACCGCTGTCACAGATCGGTCGTCAGCGGCTGGGCATCATGCGCGAAACCAACGACGGTTTTGTCATCGCCGAAAAAGACCTCGAGTTGCGTGGCCCCGGCGAAATGCTCGGCACCCGCCAGACCGGCCTGCTGCAATTCAAGGTCGCCGACCTGATGCGCGACGCCGATCTGTTGCCTGCCGTGCGCGACGCGGCGCAGGCGCTGCTGGAGCGCTGGCCGGATCACGTCAGCCCGCTGCTCGACCGCTGGCTACGCCATGGGCAGCAATACGGCCAAGTGTGA
- a CDS encoding aminoacyl-tRNA deacylase and HDOD domain-containing protein translates to MTDAALAPETPRTPSAIRLLLGKQGIAFDEVFDHRGLSAARKVQAVLLDDTVGTLMVLFPQSQLLDLHRLTELTGRRLTAVSPERRVKMLGKHNLSLLPGLPALTSSPCLYEESLLREPTLLIDSGEPGVWLEVAREDFKTLLTKASAAHFGETLTSIRPNLDRPDDDRQEITQAVQAFTARRIQQRLEETIEIPPLATTAQKIIKLRVDPNATIDDITGVVETDPALAAQVISWAASPYYASPSKIRSVEDAIVRVLGFDLVINLALGLALGKTLSLPKDHPQQTTPYWQQSIYTAAVIEGLTRAMPRAQRPEAGLTYLAGLLHNFGYLLLAHVFPPHFSLICRHLEVNPHLSHSFVEQHLLGISREQIGAWLMRYWDMPDELATALRFQHDPSYDGDYAEYPNLVCLAVRLLRSRGVGAGPVEDIPDALLERLNISRDKADEVVSKVLEAELLLRELASQFTHP, encoded by the coding sequence ATGACTGACGCTGCCCTCGCCCCCGAAACTCCGCGTACGCCGTCTGCAATTCGGCTGCTGCTGGGCAAGCAGGGCATTGCCTTTGATGAAGTCTTCGACCACCGCGGCCTGAGCGCCGCGCGCAAAGTGCAGGCGGTTCTGCTCGACGATACGGTCGGCACGCTCATGGTGCTGTTTCCTCAAAGCCAATTGCTGGACCTCCACCGCCTCACCGAACTCACTGGCCGCCGCCTGACCGCCGTGTCCCCCGAACGTCGGGTTAAAATGCTCGGCAAGCACAACCTGAGCCTGCTGCCCGGCCTGCCGGCGCTGACCAGTTCGCCGTGCCTGTACGAAGAAAGCCTGCTGCGCGAACCGACCTTGTTGATCGACTCGGGGGAGCCAGGCGTATGGCTGGAAGTCGCCCGCGAAGACTTCAAAACCCTGCTGACCAAGGCCAGCGCCGCCCACTTCGGCGAAACCCTGACCAGCATCCGCCCCAACCTCGATCGGCCCGACGATGACCGCCAGGAAATCACCCAGGCCGTCCAGGCGTTCACTGCACGACGCATCCAGCAACGCCTGGAAGAGACCATCGAAATTCCGCCCCTGGCCACGACCGCGCAAAAAATCATCAAGCTGCGGGTCGATCCCAACGCCACCATCGACGACATCACCGGCGTCGTCGAAACCGACCCGGCCCTGGCCGCACAAGTCATCAGCTGGGCGGCGTCGCCCTACTACGCTTCGCCGAGCAAGATTCGCTCAGTGGAAGACGCCATCGTCCGGGTGCTGGGCTTCGACCTGGTGATCAACCTGGCGCTGGGCCTGGCCCTGGGCAAAACCCTGAGCCTGCCCAAGGATCACCCGCAACAGACCACGCCGTACTGGCAGCAGTCGATCTACACCGCCGCCGTCATCGAAGGCCTGACCCGCGCCATGCCCCGCGCCCAGCGTCCCGAAGCCGGCCTGACCTACCTTGCGGGTCTGCTGCACAACTTCGGCTACCTGTTGCTGGCCCACGTGTTCCCGCCGCACTTCTCGCTGATCTGCCGCCACCTGGAGGTCAACCCGCACCTGTCCCACAGTTTTGTCGAGCAACACCTGCTGGGCATCAGTCGCGAACAGATCGGCGCGTGGCTGATGCGCTACTGGGACATGCCCGATGAACTGGCCACCGCCCTGCGCTTCCAGCACGACCCGAGCTACGACGGCGACTACGCCGAATACCCGAACCTCGTCTGCCTGGCCGTACGTCTGCTGCGCAGCCGCGGCGTCGGCGCAGGCCCGGTCGAAGACATCCCCGACGCCCTGCTGGAGCGCCTGAACATCAGCCGCGACAAAGCCGACGAGGTCGTCAGTAAAGTGCTTGAGGCTGAACTGCTGCTGCGCGAACTCGCGTCCCAATTCACCCACCCCTGA
- a CDS encoding helicase, whose amino-acid sequence MKFRFLLWVLGLLMGKASRTNPAFQQQLGDKDLVFQLQTLDGKVARHFRVKDQRIISKSGVYAEPAFAIAFKDAAYGFATMQAKNKQLAFMTGIQDKSIQIKGNPALVIWFQGLTKYLKPRKAKAKV is encoded by the coding sequence ATGAAATTTCGTTTTCTTCTGTGGGTTTTGGGTCTGTTGATGGGTAAGGCCAGCCGGACTAATCCTGCGTTCCAGCAGCAGTTGGGTGACAAGGATCTGGTGTTCCAGCTGCAGACTCTTGATGGGAAGGTGGCGCGGCATTTCCGGGTGAAGGATCAGCGCATTATCAGCAAGTCCGGTGTGTATGCCGAGCCGGCGTTTGCGATTGCCTTTAAAGATGCGGCGTATGGCTTTGCGACGATGCAGGCGAAGAACAAGCAGTTGGCGTTTATGACGGGGATTCAGGACAAGTCGATTCAGATCAAGGGCAACCCGGCGCTGGTGATCTGGTTTCAGGGGTTGACCAAGTATTTGAAGCCGCGCAAGGCCAAAGCCAAGGTTTGA
- a CDS encoding DUF6861 domain-containing protein, which translates to MFLSHIVPTWREIENRITHQMGYQGGATYRTPFNERAPSLSLNIRRINSVRSAFIQAEWEAGRLLRQRFSDLDISSILNELIDVVSQMAMIVAGSVLIGGAIGASTGAFLGGAGAIPMGAAGAAMGLQASTWILGILGLSSIAEFFVEGLPRIGEYYLTGINTAWKGPRGEEGLNPFSRDDPFAQRSAAHDIALGHVEVVALLLGAIVAYITRGRGNANILAQEMRASPKGARLGAWMLKHEDALKKRPDLQTSAPRKGALGQQEPGPPAHRPSGKEKDSPRDKPNAMPLHKVECFKADKLPASKIGEFERQLKGQEDGLNRLTVDEYLENIANPVKRSRSAASQAREALAAQLQKRFQGEFSQTMDAFDAEAAAIKKSKDTMSNLAGLHNPDLSAGGKDIIGDFGDRQVNSSIGPQWRPKIANLKAAAESVPPSMRESTFLNVKLHKC; encoded by the coding sequence ATGTTTTTATCGCACATCGTGCCCACGTGGCGCGAGATTGAAAACCGCATAACTCATCAAATGGGCTATCAAGGAGGAGCCACCTATCGCACGCCATTCAACGAGCGTGCCCCCTCCCTGTCCCTCAACATCCGTCGTATCAACAGTGTCAGGTCTGCGTTCATCCAAGCCGAGTGGGAAGCCGGCCGTCTATTGAGGCAACGTTTCTCTGACCTCGACATCTCCAGCATCCTCAACGAGTTGATCGACGTCGTCAGTCAAATGGCAATGATCGTTGCCGGCAGTGTGTTGATCGGAGGAGCCATTGGTGCGAGTACAGGCGCGTTTCTCGGAGGGGCTGGCGCCATTCCCATGGGAGCCGCCGGTGCCGCGATGGGGTTGCAAGCCAGCACCTGGATATTGGGCATACTCGGCCTGTCGTCCATCGCCGAGTTTTTCGTCGAAGGCTTGCCGCGCATTGGCGAGTATTACCTGACTGGCATCAACACCGCATGGAAAGGCCCTCGGGGAGAGGAAGGATTAAACCCGTTCAGCCGGGACGATCCGTTCGCCCAAAGAAGCGCCGCACATGACATCGCGCTGGGGCATGTGGAGGTCGTCGCCCTGCTGCTGGGCGCCATCGTTGCTTACATTACCCGTGGTCGAGGAAATGCAAACATCCTCGCCCAGGAAATGCGAGCGAGCCCCAAAGGTGCGCGGCTGGGCGCATGGATGCTCAAACATGAAGACGCACTGAAAAAACGACCCGACCTGCAAACCTCGGCACCGCGCAAAGGCGCCCTTGGCCAGCAGGAGCCAGGGCCACCCGCACATCGTCCATCAGGAAAGGAAAAAGACTCCCCCCGTGACAAACCGAACGCAATGCCGCTTCATAAAGTCGAATGTTTCAAAGCGGACAAGCTGCCAGCGTCTAAAATCGGAGAGTTCGAGCGACAGTTGAAGGGGCAAGAGGACGGGCTGAATCGACTGACGGTTGATGAGTATTTGGAGAATATTGCAAATCCAGTGAAGCGCAGCAGATCTGCCGCCAGTCAAGCCCGAGAAGCTTTGGCAGCTCAACTGCAAAAGCGTTTTCAAGGTGAGTTTTCGCAGACCATGGATGCATTCGACGCTGAAGCGGCAGCCATCAAAAAATCCAAGGATACTATGTCAAATCTTGCAGGACTGCATAATCCCGATCTGAGCGCTGGCGGCAAGGATATAATTGGTGACTTCGGTGATCGACAAGTCAATTCCAGTATCGGTCCTCAGTGGAGGCCGAAAATCGCAAACTTGAAGGCTGCGGCTGAAAGCGTTCCCCCATCAATGCGTGAGTCAACCTTCCTCAATGTAAAACTACATAAGTGTTAG
- a CDS encoding GAD-like domain-containing protein, which yields MDKIFARFIEKFGGPVDRQEVPISSIDRYRGKLPNLLLEYWAEHGWCGYGEGIFWIVNPQEYDGVVASWIEGTKFEAADNYHLIARSAFGHLHLWGEKTGASLTITSCLSRYTTHTSIFAGEQLNKELQNFLLSTEVSYNNYDDLFKPAKKKLGTLRHDEMYGFVPALLFGGPDTLAHLEKVKSVEHLTLLSQIAELQPYSFSDL from the coding sequence GTGGATAAAATATTTGCAAGGTTTATAGAGAAATTCGGTGGACCGGTTGATCGGCAGGAAGTACCGATTTCAAGTATCGACCGTTACAGAGGTAAACTGCCCAATCTGTTGCTGGAATACTGGGCCGAACACGGATGGTGCGGTTATGGTGAGGGAATTTTCTGGATCGTGAATCCTCAGGAATATGATGGGGTGGTGGCGTCCTGGATTGAAGGGACAAAATTTGAAGCGGCTGATAACTATCATCTAATTGCTCGCAGTGCCTTTGGCCACCTGCACCTTTGGGGCGAAAAAACGGGTGCTTCACTTACTATTACGAGTTGTCTTTCACGATATACTACCCACACCTCGATATTTGCAGGAGAGCAATTGAATAAAGAACTGCAAAATTTCTTGCTTTCCACGGAAGTTAGTTACAACAATTATGACGACCTGTTCAAACCGGCAAAGAAAAAGCTCGGCACTCTTCGTCACGACGAGATGTACGGTTTTGTTCCAGCGCTGCTGTTCGGCGGTCCGGACACTCTCGCTCATCTTGAGAAAGTAAAGTCGGTAGAGCATCTGACATTACTGTCTCAGATCGCCGAGCTTCAGCCGTATAGCTTTTCAGATCTTTAA
- a CDS encoding GAD-like domain-containing protein: protein MDEVFSIFLETFGGPVDRQEVPASSIERYRGKLPNQLLEYWAEHGWCGYGDGIFWIVNPQEYEGVVTSWLEGTEFKAFDTYHLIARGAFGDLYLWGEKTGFSLKITSVLSRVVIKSFDITNEEMDRELQNFVLSRNVDSNDYGDLFKPAKKKLGTLRHDEMYGFVPALMFGGPDTLAHLEKVKAVEHLTLLSQITELQPYSFSDF, encoded by the coding sequence ATGGATGAGGTGTTTTCAATTTTTCTGGAGACGTTTGGCGGACCTGTTGATCGGCAGGAAGTACCAGCGTCAAGCATTGAGCGCTATAGAGGCAAGCTGCCTAATCAGCTATTGGAATACTGGGCCGAACACGGCTGGTGCGGTTACGGTGATGGCATTTTTTGGATAGTGAACCCTCAAGAATACGAGGGGGTGGTGACGTCCTGGCTTGAGGGGACGGAATTCAAAGCATTTGATACCTACCACCTGATTGCCCGTGGCGCCTTTGGCGACTTGTATCTCTGGGGCGAAAAAACGGGATTTTCGCTTAAAATAACAAGTGTTCTTTCTCGGGTAGTTATTAAAAGTTTCGACATTACGAATGAGGAGATGGACAGAGAATTACAAAATTTTGTACTTTCCAGGAATGTGGATTCCAACGATTATGGCGACCTGTTCAAACCGGCAAAGAAAAAGCTCGGAACTCTTCGTCACGACGAGATGTACGGCTTTGTTCCAGCGCTGATGTTCGGCGGCCCGGACACTCTCGCTCATCTGGAGAAAGTAAAGGCGGTGGAGCATCTGACGCTGCTGTCTCAGATCACCGAGCTTCAGCCTTACAGTTTTTCAGACTTTTAA